Within Enoplosus armatus isolate fEnoArm2 chromosome 1, fEnoArm2.hap1, whole genome shotgun sequence, the genomic segment tggaccaaagcCACGCCATTGGGATggttaaaagacagaaaatggcttatatatgtttatattaaaGGCATTAAAGTGCTATGGTAGTGGACTGAGTGGCGACAAAGCTTTGCTTTTTGTGACTGGGCTTTTATTTAGTGGCActtaaacctttaaaatgttgCACCTCCCTGATGAGAAAGGAAAGCTTGCACTTCATGATTCAGAAGCTCCAGAGAGAATTTGTCCCCAGGCCCTCGTTACTGGGGTTAGTAAAAGGGAACCGCCAAAATCTCACCTGATTCTCTCAAATATAGTGTGCCTGCTTACCATAAAATGCAACGCGTGTGAATATATACAACCATTAAGAAGATATTATCAGGGAGGGGAGCAGCTTAGGCAATTGAAACATAAAAATCAGTTTGCAGCATCACATCAAACAAATGACCAAAAGTAcattatttaacctttatttatcctgGGATGTTTGACGAGCTGATCTTATCAAATTTCTTGTTTGACATTTGCACGCATTCACTCCTGGGAGCTGCTTAATGTAACTTGCATACTGAGCAGTTGTAATAACCCCCTCAAATTCCGTTCACTCTTTCTGAATCAACaagtctctctctttgtcaagaagttaagaaaaacaaaaccagaacgGTGCCAAAGACCTGTAACATGCCGTCTGCACGCCCCCTTTTTGGAGTTAATGAAGTATTTATACATCTATCCATTGAGATATTAGGGATTTGATCCTATTAGTGATGGGATCCTTGGATTTAATCCAAGATCCAAACAACCTTCCTACTCTCAAATCAGAAATTATATTGTAGATATTGAGTATTTCACAGAATGTGTCCCTGTACATTGTCATCACTGTTTAATAGGATGAAGTAGGCGGCCATTTACGAAATGAACTGGCACGTTGTTCATTTCTGAGCAGTCAAGTTTCACCACTCATGACTGTACTGCAGTTCATTGCATATTCAAAGTACACTGTTGAGGCCGGTGCTTATGGGATCAAAGTTCAAATCTGAGTGTATTTCAAGCAGTTTTGCACATTCGTCACAGTTAGGTTTGTAATAATGAAAAGAGTGTGATAGAAAATATGATTCACAAGTATGactcacataaaacacaaaggtGTAGGGTATCACTCGGGGTTTCAAAGACAATGTCTTCACTACTTTTCTCTGATTtcattatgaaaaaaagaaactggagGAAATATTAGTTTTACTGAGGTGTCAGGCCATAGCAGAGCAATCTTATCATCACAATTTACAATTAGCTGCAAATATTTATAGATTccttaaaggaccataccagtgtttttgcatgttttattacaatagttcattttactgtactttttaaaaacatgctgaTTTAGATTCTTATTAAATATATTCTGAACCCTATTTCCTactaattattatatatattatactgtattagCTATTTTTATGACAGCACTcagtgccagtgcaggaagTGATGTTCATATAATGCAGTTAGAAATAAGGTCAGAGAGGTCAGGGTTATGATGACTGTATTAGCATCTTAACTACTACCTTAACTACTATATACCTTAAAGACCCCCTCCActcataaatgtgttttactttttgtgacttcacttggatgtttgagcttcactgtgcagaatgacgGATGCGCAGAGTCAGAGGACTGTTGTCATATTTTTCGACTGAAGCAGGAGAGTTTCTCAGAGACAGTGCTCACCTGTGAGctaaatctgagtttaaggCGTTTGCTTACAAGCAGGATTTTCAAAACTAGTTTGGAAACCAATCAGGGTCCAACATGCGAATGTGATGTCctgtggaaacttgaaacctccagtgcacaaacactgagaatggactcACACAAATCATTAGTCCATATTTTTatatcatgtcatgtcatgttagGCATGtttggaggggatctttaaccATACTTTGGATACTACGCTCAGATAATAAAGCGATTTCTGATGATGACAAAGAACATTTTGTAGATGATATGTTGAAGGAAAAAGCTATCAAGCTGCCATTCTGTTTCcaccaaaacatattttgctGATGCAAAATACTGAAGTTGCATATGAATTTAATTTCCAAACAGCCTTTGCTATTCATTAATTTCCCTACAGTAGGAAAATAAACTTGCGGACACTTGAAACTTAAGTCATGTACGTCATGTCTGCTTTTACTTTTCTCAAAGTCATGCTGTCATTGAGATGCAATTCAGTTACAACACAAGTCTGCACTGAATAACGCTCAATTGCATAACTTGGAAATAAAGCAGACacaatgttcactgtgatgcaTCCTTTAACTCaaacaagtttcaagtctctgcaagtggATATGCAGTGATATCATACAGGGATGAAAACCAGCCACTGATTGTAAGGTAGGAAAAACCCACTTAGGAATCTGGAACACTGTCATATGCTTTGGGAAATGATCTGcagtaattaaaatatatatcttttgtAGTAGATAGaccaaaaaagcaaaagcaccAGTAAGCACCAGTCTTCTCTATAGAATTAATTTTTGAGTGGGATctggattttaaaaatacagtgttGCTTTGAACGTGTGATGATTATGAAAACGTTTGTCCAGGGTATAAACTACATGTTTGACacatgtcaaacaaacaaacaaattgtgCAGTTCATGGCCCTGTCCCCTTCGACCTGATAGAATAACATGTGAGGGTCAAAACCTAATCAGTCCCCATTGATCTGCTCTCAATAATCCAGAATAGAAGTCAAATTTATAACACTGGATGAGTCCTTGGGGCTGCTCTTCATGCCTGATACAGTTCCTTTACTGGCCATTATAATGAGGCTTTAAGCAGCATGGCGATTGTAAATTTGCTACGCTAAGATTGCTCTGCTCCTGGTCTGACTGGACCTCACCTCACTAAATCTCACATCCAGGACCAGAGAATAATTTATCGTCCTCTCCTGAGCGCACTCGCCACAGCAGAGTCAGCAAATGATCGCAAGAGTCACCAGGATCGTCGAGTAATGTTTGTTGGTGGGAAGAGAATGAGGCCCAGATGTGTATATCAACATCTGTACTGAGATGTCTTATTGAGGATGCTGTTTGACAAAAGCTGTGTGAACAGGAGCCTTAATGCTGACATGTGAAGTACATGAAATAGCATAAAACGTCTTTTAAATCTGTAGAAAATCCTTAGATATGATCTTTTAAGAATAATTTATTGGAGGGTATAAAGGTATACATGTTGTAATTATGAGTATTGCGTGTCTTTTCTGTGATGGAAGATGATGAATCCATACATATCCATATACAATCATTTATTAGGGTGTGGGGGCAACATAGGTCAGATGAATAAATATGGGTCATACTCAGTGCGCTGACTGCGTAGTATTACTTCCACTTAACATTCAGGCGTATCTTTACCAAATACAAGAGCAAAACTATAAGTAACCCCCCTTTTACCTTTCAATTTGCAAAATACAGCGAATAACGTGTTCAGTGGTAGGCTACATACAGCATAGCTGGTGTAAACTTGCAGTAGCTGATCGCAGACCGGGTACAGGACCTGCAGGGTTTGCTGGGGACGTACCAGGTCAGGCTGCTGCGCGTCGCTGGAGCGTAAAGACCCTTTTGCCCAGAGAAGAGGAGATACGGTGAATTTTACGGGGACGGGTTGTTGGAAAGTAACCCCAAGAAGAATCAATAGATCTCGCTCTTCGGTAAAGGATCTTCCTTTTCAGGCATCAGCACAGTGCTGGTTAAGGGTCCAAACCGTGAGCGCGTAGAGTCCGGCATGTCCGAGAGGAGGAGCGCTGAACACCGCAGCTTGGAGGCTTCATCCCTGACTACTCCCACGGATCAGATGGTGCCGAAAAAATGACTCGGGCTCTCTCCATCCTCGCTTACGTCCTCGCTGTgatttactgtaagtgtgtCTTTCTTTACGTTCTGTGACAAAACCTAGGCTACTGTTTTCTGAGTCTGAGTGTCAGCTccaaatttattttatttataaatattatttaagTGTCTCTCTGCTGAGAAGTGATTGCCTTTCTTTTAGTGTCCCAAAGTCGAATCGCAGCTTTTAAGTGTTCAGTGTAGTGGCTCAGTTGCAGCttgaactttaaaaaaaaaaccccaaatgtCTTAAATTCATCTGAAATTTCAAAGTACATTgatattaattaaaaacacatgcatgaataGCATAAACATTTTTGCAAGTTCAGCTGATATATGATACTACTGTATTTCAACACAGTATCCCATCAGGGTCAGTCCTGCTATCAAATGTGGCCTGCAGTCACCAAATCAGCAATCAGCACTCATATGAAAGTTCGGGATATCTACAACATACACAACTGAGAAGTGGACACAATATTAGAAACAGCTTCCTAAACCTATAAAATGACATTAACAATTTCAGGAAAACCTAGTGTCACCATCCCACCATCACTATTTCACATGACCAAAGTGGGTTTACTTGGTGAGATCAGTGGGACTCAAAGTTTACACTTTCAGGATGAGTCTATTCAATGGGAGAGAGTTTCGTTGCATTTAAGTGCTCATGTATGTCACAGAGACAAAGCTTTCTACTGCTTCTACTTTGTTCTCCATATAAAAGGGAGGAAGCAAAAGGACAACAAAGAAGATTTGATAATGCCCTAATCTTATTAATTCTGTTTCATATCACTAGGAGAGGGAATACAAAGgaatagaagaagaaaagaaatctgtgtTTATACTTACACTCAACCTTTGCCCAGTATTTTGGTTCATTCACACACTTCATTATGCTCTTGGGTCTCCAACTGTATTGCATTTTGGTAGAATAATGTTTTTCAGTGTGCTGTGTGGAGTGACCTTATCAACTCAACGGCTGACTCTAGCATTGTATTAACACGCCTGACCTCACTCTCAATCAACGTAATGCCAACACAACACTTATGAGACGCTgttcattttacacattaaaacctacacacacatacacccggCAGTGGCAGCTCGCAGCAGGTAATCACAAGTTCGGGTGGCTTGCCGGTGGCCTTCACCTCTGGGGAAGGCAGAGCTTGTTTGACTCTGATCTCCGAGGGCTTCGACAACACACCATCTGTTAAGGAGTGCTGTGGATGTCCGGCTGTGTTGGATGGGACCTCAGCCAAATGACTGACAAAAGGCACAGTCATGGCAGTACGAGCTGACCCGTGGGGCTAGACTGTCGGTATGCCACGCCCTGCAAAGCTCCAGGAGTCTGTGGGGCGATAATGACACGCACAGTTTGATACTCTGCAAGAGGAGAAGCATTGGAGTTGGAAGTCTAACATTGTTCTTAGTTATAGTACACTGCATCGTCACATAGCTTCAGAAAAGGCACATGAGATGAATCTCTGTGGTTCTGCGGCCATGAATACCACTCTGCTGAATACTGACAATGGCAGCGATTCTTCGTCAACGGGCCCATCAGTAAGAGTCTCACCTTATTGGAGTGTTTCCCGTGAGTAAGTCGACTCAGCTACTCCACACCATGTGGGGGCCATTAATAACCAGCTGCAtgcaaagaaaagggaagagataGTACTACATGTATTCATTCTGCTCCAGATGAGAAGCACTGATGATCAGTTTCAATCAGGCTTGTCTTCACCCCCGACATGGTCATCATTTAtcagggatggagggaaggaggtgcAATGTAAGTGTTGGTATTCATAGCTTATTCTCATTTGAAAGATATATCCAGGGGATTGGCTGTAGGCAAAAGCAGAACATGCTCTGAAATTATCTGCCCTCCTCCCAAATGTAATTACTTGTTTGGAAATTACTTTGGGGCCTTCATaacatttcaatataatttcCACAACACAGCCATCCCTGGCATTTTTTAAttgacagctgctgtttcccTGAAGAAAAAGTTATACATGCAGTTTGTGTGAAGCAGTCTGGCACTTTCAGGAGAACAGATTTAGAGGGAACAGTATTTTGCTAAACAGATGTGTTCACTTCTGTTACACTCTCTTCTTGCaatactttattttgttgaaatCAGGCATGGATGTGAGGACAGTGGACGAGAGCAGGTGTTGTGTATATCCCAGACTCAACAGCTAACCTATACCTGTCTCCGTGTAGCTCTGTATCTCTATGAAATGACATAGATATTGAACCAGTATCATACATTGCCAACCTTCATTGCCAAATGGCCGTTAGTGAGTGGGCTGTACCAACATATTTGCTAAGCCACACCCATTCTGAGTgagccaatcaaatctgaaGAATCTGATTTGAATTTCGCACACAATTGTACCCTGTCCACAGAGCACGTTTCACTCAGAAATACATAACAGAAGCTGAAGATGCTGCAACTTccatttcactgtgactttaaacTTAATAATAGGCTACCtaataatactgtaatactgtaaaacatcagcACTGAATGCAATGTGGGCTTTTGCAAAATTGTCCAATGTTGACATTCACTAAACACTACACTAAAATAACCCTTTTATAGCAAACTTAAGCTGACCTTGTTTTTAAGTTGTTATAAAGGAGTCTCAGGTCTGAATCCCCAGAATGGCCAGAAGCataacagcagttttttttttttttggaccatAGTGGGAAACCACTGCAGTACACTTAGCCAATGACATCCCACTCAATTTATTCCAGATAGCTCCATCCTCAATTTCAAAAATAGTTCAGTGTGACAGCTGAATGTAGTGGTTGTAAACAACCAACTCAGCAGTTAAGAGACACGCTTATGCAAATAAGTGGAGCCAATCTGTAATTGTTGGTCCTAATGGATTGAAAATCAGTAAGGAAAATACCAGCATGCCAAATGAAAACAAGTAGCATGGGCCTTAACTTCCATGCAAACCATATCTTATCAGTATCTTCCTACAGCAGTCAACCGTATCCATCAACTTGTACAGAGTTACAGCGTGTCCATGGCCTAATGGGTTCATGAGCTTTGTCTGACCATATTGTCTCTCTCCATGGAACACTAGGTCTACTGTTCTCAAGGTTTTGTCTGGTATTTTGGATCTGTATACACTACCTGTACATATAAAATCATCATTATAAAATTGTGCCACCAGGTAGCAGCTGTGCTGACTCAGAGGAGCGTCTCATGAACTGGTTGCTGGGAAAGACTCGCTACAATCCGCTCATCCGCCCGGCTGTCAACAGGACCGAGAGAGTCCCAGTGAAGCTGCAAGTGTCTCTGGCTCAGCTCATCAGTGTGGTAAGGCACCAAATACTCCTACCCACCattaggatgtgtgtgtattcattagtatgtgtgtgggtgtgtgtctgtgtgtgtgagggagagaatGTGTGCTTGggagacaaaagaggaagacagaaagagaaagacaaaacaaaaacaaacaaaattacaaacCTGTGCAGGGGCCGTAGCTctaaatggatggatgaagtAGAGGATAGATCTGGTCATCTGTgatctctgcctctgtcatGTCCAGATTGAAACTTCAGCACATTGGATTAAAAGGGGCTATAAAGCTGTTTTAGCCACAGTGATAGAGGCTCTCCTCTGATTTACAGTGGAGGCTCCTCCCAGCTGCAGACTAAGGCAGCAAGGCTCATTCACAGCCCACCCCACAGCACAGTTTATGAGTTTGCATTGTACCCCTTGGAGTAATTGGCATTTGGTATCACTTAATTGTAAGTGTATGTCATGTCAGGGCAGGGGTGATGACAATGCCACCAACAAACATGCTAACAAGCAATCTTAGAAGAGAGGATGGTTTAAATGCAgttattttttacttcacttcaaACTAGATGCCAGAGCAAAGAGGAAGGTTCATCTGAAGTTATTTATTGTTACAACAACTCTGCCCTCAAATCTTGATAACTTTTCTTTGCAATGAAAGTTGCTGTAGGAGAAAGTAGCTGCTTAGACGTTGACACTGTCTAATCGAGGTGGTAATTCattctgtgtgttgtgtagcCTAGCCTACTTGCAGCAACAGAGACTACCTTCTTCTATTGGCCCTTAGCATCTTCAATGAGTTTCTTATAGTGGAAGCACCTGTATCATCTGCATTATGGAGGCTGAGGTTTAGTTAGTTGAGGCTACAATGTAACAGACCATGAATAAGGGCGTATTGAGTTTCgtctttatttaatatttaatggaaatatttagtgaaaatgttctgctgtTAGCTACTTCTGTTCACGTCTTACCGTGGTTCCCAGCCTTTGTTGTCTGACGTCCCCACAGCCCCCCCTACTCGAACACACTTAACCCTTGATCAACACCACCCATCATGTTccaaaatgttcttttgaatggattttaaactggatgttatAACACGATAGGTTATATTCAAAGTTAAACTGACTCAGGTTGGTGGTTGGTAGgttattttctattctattacTGGTTATTGTAGATACTAAAGAAGCGCACCACAGATTGTACTCCTATTTGGCCATTTATTTTGCTCCTTcacacaatttgtttttcaatccagtcatcatttttttcaaatcagctACAATCTTTCCACTGCCCCATGGCAACTGCACCCCCTGGGGTACAAGCACCCCTGGAATCACTATGAGAGTGCCCTGAACAATCCATGGCTGAAATCAGCGTTCAAGGTCTAGCTAATATGCAATTataacatttgcaaaaacaaaatgtcacaaccaCATCATTATTCTTTCTGAGGCAATTGTTTGTGCACGATAACTGTTCTGAGAGTAATTTCCACTTCACTTGTATATATTTCCAGAATGAAAGAGAACAGATCATGACCACGAACGTCTGGCTCACTCAGGTAAATGTGATGAAGCTCAGAGTCATATACTCTCAGTACATCTGTGTCTTATTTAATATCCTTTCCCCTGAACTTGAATTAAACCATATCCATTATTCCTTTGTCAATGTGGAGCAAACTGCTTCTGTAATTGTGCTTCAAATATATTCCACTGATAATGAAGCATGTAATTAGAAATGAGCTGGTCTTGAAAAAGTGTGTGGAAGTCATATATGACAGccagctctctctgtctctccagcacTGGGTGGATTACAGGTTATCATGGGACCCTGCAAAGTATGAAGGTATCGACAAGTTGCGTATTCCCTCCAGACACATCTGGCTCCCAGATATTGTCCTGTACAACAAGTAAGCACCACTGGAATGTCagtgttatgttatgtttaaaCAGAAGAATTTGTCTATGTTTTCACTATAACGTTCAATCTATATTTTTGGATGGGAAGGGGAAACTCTCTAGacatgagaaaaagaaagagagtttTCTGTTCTCTTCATCATTAAATCTTTCCCAATCGATTGTCTGAAGCCTCTCCAATTTAAATACTGTGACGGTTTTAGTCTGTCCTCTGtggattttgattttgatattGATTTGACTGTCCTTggctgtgggaaaaaaaacggTACAAATCTTCAGTATGACTTGCTTTCCTCTTATCTTCACTATGATTGCTGGGTTGATAACACAATCCTCAGAGATTGATCCACGGGCTCTTTAAagttttctttcactctcttcctcttctcgcAGCGCTGATGGTACCTATGAGGTAACAGTCTTCACCAACGCTATTGTCCTTTTCAATGGCAGCATAAACTGGCTTCCCCCAGCCATCTACAAAAGCGCCTGCAAGATCGAAGTCAAGCATTTTCCCTTCGACCAGCAGAACTGCACCCTCAAGTTCCGCTCTTGGACGTATGACCACACAGAGATCGACCTGATCTTGAAGTCTGAAGTGGCTAGTATGGATGATTTTACTCCAAGCGGCGAGTGGGATATCTTGGCGCTGCCAGGCAGACGGACTGTCAACCCTCTGGATCCCACCTATGTGGACCTCACATATGACTTCATCATCAAGAGGAAGCCCCTTTTCTACACCATAAACCTCATCATCCCCTGTGTTCTGATCACCTCTCTGGCCATTCTGGTCTTCTACTTACCTTCAGACTGTGGGGAGAAGATGACCCTCTGCATCTCCGTCCTCTTGGCTCTCACTGTGTTCTTGCTCTTAATCTCAAAGATTGTTCCTCCCACGTCACTGGATGTGCCCCTGATTGGCAAGTACCTGATGTTCACCATGGTGCTGGTGACCTTCTCTATCATCACCAGTGTGTGCGTGCTCAACGTGCACCATCGCTCTCCCAGCACCCACACCATGCCTTCCTGGGTCAAGATGATATTTCTTGTCAAACTGCCTGCCTTACTCTTCATGAGACGCCCTCACAATAACTCTTCAAGCCAGAGACTTCGCCAACAGCGGTGTCTACGGGCAAGGAGAGCCATTTTGGGTTTGGGTTATCCAGTTACATCCAAAACAGGTATCACTATGTCGTCTTCTGCCTTACTGTCCTCTGACTCTGCCTTCTCCACCCCAGGACACAAAAATGTAGCTCCTCCACTGGGCTACGGCCACTCCATCAGGAAAGGAGACTTGCACTCCCCTGATTACCTTCCCAGTGGTTTCACTTCTAAACAGGATCTCCAGCAGAGAAGCAACTCAGATTGGGCTGCTGATGTCCAGGAGGCGGTGAACGGGGTGCGCTTTGTGGCTGAGCACATGATGGGAGACGATGATGATCAGAGTGTATGTATACGCATTTGTTATTTAATCTAGACAGTGCTATAAAAAATTCCACTTGATGGATCGTTAAAGTAAAcagtattatcattattttatacaGCATTTTGTCATCAAAGCTATAGCTAATTAGGTGTATTTCACAGAATTTTAGACCCCACTGTCAgtgccctcctcctccatctatCCTGATCCCAATAAACTGGATCAAAGGTGTTTGTATTGATGTGataacatttactgtacagtctGTGACCCCTGAGGCGCAGGACAGAATACTGCTAACCTTAAGTAGTGACTGTGTCTGAGCAAATTGAAGGCAGACTTTGTGTAATCAATCGCTTTTTCtgataaatcaataaaatgagGAGGGAACCAGGAATGAGAAATGACTCGTTTCAAAAACTACCAAGGACAGGGTTGAAAATGGGGTGAAAGGGTCAATAGCTATTTCAGTGTAGGTCTCAGCAATATGGAAACGGTCCATACGGGGATATAACACACTTAGTCACCAGCATAAGAATAAGCCTACCTGTACAAAGCAATAATATTAGTAGGAGTGTTTGTAACACAGTATATTACAGAATG encodes:
- the LOC139287161 gene encoding LOW QUALITY PROTEIN: neuronal acetylcholine receptor subunit beta-4-like (The sequence of the model RefSeq protein was modified relative to this genomic sequence to represent the inferred CDS: inserted 1 base in 1 codon), yielding MSERRSAEHRSLEASSLTTPXGSDGAEKMTRALSILAYVLAVIYCSSCADSEERLMNWLLGKTRYNPLIRPAVNRTERVPVKLQVSLAQLISVNEREQIMTTNVWLTQHWVDYRLSWDPAKYEGIDKLRIPSRHIWLPDIVLYNNADGTYEVTVFTNAIVLFNGSINWLPPAIYKSACKIEVKHFPFDQQNCTLKFRSWTYDHTEIDLILKSEVASMDDFTPSGEWDILALPGRRTVNPLDPTYVDLTYDFIIKRKPLFYTINLIIPCVLITSLAILVFYLPSDCGEKMTLCISVLLALTVFLLLISKIVPPTSLDVPLIGKYLMFTMVLVTFSIITSVCVLNVHHRSPSTHTMPSWVKMIFLVKLPALLFMRRPHNNSSSQRLRQQRCLRARRAILGLGYPVTSKTGITMSSSALLSSDSAFSTPGHKNVAPPLGYGHSIRKGDLHSPDYLPSGFTSKQDLQQRSNSDWAADVQEAVNGVRFVAEHMMGDDDDQSVIEDWKYVAMVVDRMFLWIFVIVCVVGTLGLFLQPLFQTQITPNQHPSSETPRI